One Massilia sp. 9096 genomic window carries:
- the xth gene encoding exodeoxyribonuclease III → MRIATFNINGIGARLPALLEWLAETRPDVACLQELKAPQEKFPEMEIRAAGYTPLWHGQKSWNGVAILTRTDSVGEPQELQRGLPGDPEDEQSRYLEAAVNGVLVACLYLPNGNPAPGPKFDYKLKWFARLHARAQELIDSGAPVVMCGDYNVIPTDLDVYKPERWVDDALFRPESRAAFHKLIEQGWLDALRATHPDEVIYTFWDYFRNAYGRNAGIRIDHLLLSPALAPHLQSSGVDREVRGREKPSDHAPTWIELDWPAQ, encoded by the coding sequence ATGCGCATCGCCACCTTCAACATCAACGGCATCGGCGCCCGCCTGCCCGCCCTGCTCGAATGGCTAGCCGAAACCAGGCCCGACGTCGCCTGCCTGCAGGAGCTCAAGGCGCCCCAGGAAAAATTTCCTGAGATGGAGATCCGCGCCGCCGGCTACACACCCCTCTGGCACGGGCAGAAAAGCTGGAACGGCGTGGCGATCCTCACGCGCACCGACAGCGTCGGCGAGCCGCAGGAGCTGCAGCGCGGCCTGCCCGGCGACCCCGAGGACGAGCAGAGCCGCTATCTCGAAGCCGCCGTCAACGGCGTGCTGGTCGCCTGCCTGTATCTCCCCAACGGCAACCCGGCGCCGGGTCCCAAGTTCGACTACAAGCTGAAATGGTTCGCGCGCCTGCACGCGCGCGCACAGGAACTGATCGATTCGGGCGCGCCGGTGGTGATGTGCGGCGACTACAACGTGATCCCGACCGATCTCGACGTCTACAAGCCCGAGCGCTGGGTCGACGACGCCCTGTTCCGCCCCGAGTCGCGCGCGGCCTTCCACAAACTGATCGAACAGGGCTGGCTCGATGCCTTGCGCGCCACGCACCCGGACGAGGTGATCTACACGTTCTGGGATTACTTCCGCAACGCCTACGGCCGCAATGCCGGCATCCGCATCGACCACCTCCTGCTCAGCCCGGCGCTGGCGCCGCATTTGCAGTCGTCCGGCGTCGACCGCGAGGTGCGCGGGCGCGAAAAGCCGAGCGACCACGCACCGACCTGGATCGAACTGGACTGGCCGGCCCAGTGA
- a CDS encoding PEP-CTERM sorting domain-containing protein (PEP-CTERM proteins occur, often in large numbers, in the proteomes of bacteria that also encode an exosortase, a predicted intramembrane cysteine proteinase. The presence of a PEP-CTERM domain at a protein's C-terminus predicts cleavage within the sorting domain, followed by covalent anchoring to some some component of the (usually Gram-negative) cell surface. Many PEP-CTERM proteins exhibit an unusual sequence composition that includes large numbers of potential glycosylation sites. Expression of one such protein has been shown restore the ability of a bacterium to form floc, a type of biofilm.), whose protein sequence is MKLSRILPLLTLSAAALACTSASASVIAHLHETMQSGATFDGDLTFADGYAELLGVNGMLSGDAYGNDHLGWVWKATVQVPGGNTTNIAGVRNDWLLDGSFDTGYRYYLGVSWDYPADSLVINLSPQLQTYYAGVSDIDRVISAQVGAVPEPASVALLGLGLGAAAVVRRRKR, encoded by the coding sequence ATGAAACTGTCCCGCATCCTGCCCCTGTTGACCCTGAGCGCCGCGGCGCTCGCCTGCACGAGCGCGTCCGCGAGCGTGATCGCGCACCTGCACGAGACCATGCAGTCCGGCGCGACCTTCGACGGCGACCTGACCTTCGCCGATGGCTACGCCGAGTTGCTGGGCGTGAACGGCATGCTTTCCGGTGACGCCTACGGCAATGACCACCTCGGCTGGGTCTGGAAAGCGACTGTGCAAGTCCCGGGCGGGAACACGACCAACATCGCCGGCGTGCGTAACGACTGGCTGCTGGACGGTTCGTTCGACACCGGCTACCGCTACTATCTTGGCGTGAGCTGGGATTACCCCGCCGATTCGCTGGTCATCAATCTTTCTCCGCAATTGCAGACCTATTACGCCGGCGTATCGGACATCGACCGGGTTATCAGCGCGCAGGTCGGCGCCGTGCCCGAGCCGGCCAGCGTCGCGCTGCTGGGGCTGGGGCTGGGCGCCGCGGCCGTCGTGCGCCGCCGCAAGCGCTGA
- a CDS encoding NAD(P)/FAD-dependent oxidoreductase translates to MQDLSRPEILDVLIVGAGLSGIGAAWHLQRRCPGKTYAILEARAAIGGTWDLFRYPGVRSDSDMYTLGYGFQPWTAGKAIADGPSIRDYIAETARRSGIDRHIRFGHKVTGAHWSSQDACWTIEVDHAGTLEVIRARFLSMCSGYYSYDEAHRPQFDGEDAFRGRIVQPQFWPQDLDYAGKRVVVVGSGATAVTLVPAMARQAAHVTMLQRSPTYVVSRPSEYRFARRLRRWFPPRVAYALTRWRVIVESMLLYRVARSKPALAKEKIVAMARRQLGRDYDVATHFTPDYDPWDQRVCVVPDGDLFKAIRKGQASVVTDHVERFTETGIRLRSGQELAADVVVLATGLKIRVLGGVAITVDGKPFHANDSMSYKGMMLSGLPNCVMTFGYTNASWTLKADLTAGYVCRLLRYMDRKGLAIAVPRRETDVTPEPFLSFSSGYVQRARNVLPQQGSRRPWQVYQNYFQDMFTIRYGRIADGVMHFGRKGVLP, encoded by the coding sequence ATGCAAGACCTTTCCCGGCCCGAGATACTGGATGTGCTGATCGTCGGCGCCGGCCTGTCCGGCATCGGCGCCGCCTGGCATCTGCAGCGGCGCTGCCCCGGCAAGACCTACGCCATCCTGGAAGCGCGCGCCGCCATCGGCGGCACCTGGGACCTGTTCCGCTATCCCGGCGTGCGTTCGGACTCCGACATGTACACGCTCGGCTACGGCTTCCAGCCCTGGACGGCCGGCAAGGCGATCGCCGACGGCCCTTCGATCCGCGACTACATCGCCGAGACCGCGCGCAGGAGCGGCATCGACCGCCACATCCGCTTCGGGCACAAGGTCACGGGCGCGCACTGGTCGAGCCAGGACGCCTGCTGGACGATCGAGGTGGACCACGCCGGTACGCTCGAGGTCATCCGCGCGCGCTTTCTCAGCATGTGCAGCGGCTACTACAGCTACGACGAAGCCCACCGCCCGCAATTCGACGGCGAAGACGCGTTCCGCGGACGCATCGTGCAACCGCAGTTCTGGCCGCAGGACCTCGACTACGCCGGCAAGCGCGTGGTGGTGGTCGGCAGCGGCGCCACCGCGGTCACGCTGGTGCCGGCGATGGCCCGGCAGGCGGCGCACGTCACGATGCTGCAGCGCTCGCCGACCTACGTGGTCAGCCGGCCGTCCGAGTATCGCTTCGCGCGCCGCCTGCGCCGCTGGTTCCCGCCGCGCGTCGCGTACGCGCTGACGCGCTGGCGCGTGATCGTCGAGAGCATGCTGCTGTACCGGGTGGCGCGCAGCAAGCCGGCGCTGGCGAAGGAAAAGATCGTCGCCATGGCGCGCCGCCAGCTGGGCCGCGACTACGACGTCGCCACCCACTTCACGCCGGACTACGACCCGTGGGACCAGCGCGTGTGCGTGGTCCCGGACGGCGACCTGTTCAAGGCCATCCGCAAGGGCCAGGCCTCGGTCGTCACCGACCACGTCGAGCGCTTCACCGAGACCGGCATCCGCCTGCGCTCGGGCCAGGAACTGGCGGCCGACGTGGTGGTGCTGGCCACCGGCCTGAAGATCAGGGTGCTGGGCGGGGTCGCGATCACGGTCGACGGCAAGCCCTTCCACGCCAACGATTCGATGTCGTACAAGGGCATGATGCTCAGCGGCTTGCCGAACTGCGTGATGACCTTCGGCTACACCAACGCCTCGTGGACGCTCAAGGCCGACCTCACCGCCGGCTACGTGTGCCGGCTGCTGCGCTACATGGACCGCAAGGGCCTGGCGATCGCCGTGCCGCGGCGCGAGACCGATGTCACGCCGGAACCGTTCCTGAGCTTCAGCTCGGGCTACGTGCAGCGCGCCAGGAACGTGTTGCCGCAGCAGGGTTCGCGCCGGCCATGGCAGGTCTACCAGAACTATTTCCAGGACATGTTCACGATCCGCTACGGCCGCATCGCCGACGGCGTCATGCACTTCGGCAGAAAAGGAGTCTTGCCTTGA
- a CDS encoding alpha/beta fold hydrolase, whose translation MSPFAITLLSIAGVVLAVALMLALFTAWTARKIEAALPPKGRWIEAGISRLHVREAGPEGAPPIVMIHGLAGQSSHFTYGVVPRLKERFRTVALDRPGAGYSPRDPKAPADLRVQADAIAALIGQLGLGRPLVVGHSLGGAIALALALDHPDKVAGLALLAPLTHTQDAPPDVFKGLSIRSPLLRRLVAWTLMVPSSIRNSKATLAQVFGPDPVPNDFATRGGGLLGLRPKAFIGASRDLQALPDYLPQQQARYASLSVPLRVLYGRGDRILDWRNNGQALVDKLPGATLTLIEGGHMLPVTHPQQCADFIEEAARACAGAMQGVPRAAAR comes from the coding sequence ATGAGTCCATTTGCGATCACCCTGCTGTCGATCGCCGGCGTGGTGCTGGCCGTCGCGCTGATGCTTGCGCTGTTCACCGCCTGGACCGCGCGCAAGATCGAAGCGGCGCTGCCGCCCAAGGGCCGCTGGATCGAAGCCGGGATCTCGCGCCTGCACGTGCGCGAGGCGGGCCCCGAGGGCGCCCCGCCGATCGTCATGATCCACGGCCTGGCCGGACAATCCTCGCACTTCACCTACGGCGTGGTCCCGCGCCTGAAGGAACGGTTTCGCACGGTGGCGCTTGACCGGCCCGGCGCCGGCTACTCGCCGCGCGACCCCAAGGCGCCGGCCGACCTGCGCGTGCAGGCCGACGCCATCGCCGCGCTGATCGGCCAGCTCGGACTGGGGCGGCCGCTGGTGGTCGGCCACTCGCTGGGCGGCGCGATCGCGCTGGCGCTCGCGCTGGACCACCCGGACAAGGTCGCCGGCCTGGCCCTGCTCGCGCCGCTGACCCACACGCAGGACGCGCCCCCGGACGTGTTCAAGGGCTTGTCGATCCGGTCGCCGCTGCTGCGCCGCCTGGTCGCGTGGACGCTGATGGTGCCCTCGTCGATCAGGAACAGCAAGGCGACGCTGGCCCAGGTGTTCGGCCCGGACCCGGTGCCGAACGATTTCGCCACGCGCGGCGGCGGCCTGCTCGGCTTGCGCCCCAAGGCCTTCATCGGCGCCTCGCGCGACCTGCAGGCGCTGCCGGACTATCTGCCGCAGCAGCAGGCCCGCTACGCAAGCTTGAGCGTCCCGCTGCGCGTGCTGTACGGCCGCGGCGACCGCATTCTCGATTGGCGCAACAACGGCCAGGCCCTGGTCGACAAGCTACCCGGCGCCACCTTGACGCTGATCGAAGGCGGCCACATGCTGCCGGTGACGCATCCGCAGCAGTGCGCCGATTTCATCGAGGAAGCCGCGCGCGCCTGCGCCGGCGCGATGCAAGGCGTGCCGCGCGCGGCGGCGCGCTGA
- a CDS encoding DUF423 domain-containing protein gives MNDVPELSTNLGALVRFLIGAGAVSALIGVALGAFGAHGLKKRLTPDMLAVFEIGVRYQLYHALALVALGAALPHLAPAPMRWAGILLVAGTVVFSGSLYVLALSGRRWLGAVTPFGGLALLAGWACVIRAAAGA, from the coding sequence ATGAACGATGTCCCCGAACTGAGCACGAACCTCGGCGCCCTGGTCCGCTTCCTGATCGGCGCCGGCGCCGTCTCGGCCTTGATCGGCGTGGCGCTAGGTGCGTTCGGGGCGCACGGCTTGAAAAAGCGCCTGACGCCGGACATGCTGGCCGTGTTCGAGATCGGCGTGCGCTACCAGCTCTACCACGCCCTCGCCCTGGTGGCGCTCGGGGCCGCCCTGCCGCATCTGGCGCCGGCGCCGATGCGCTGGGCCGGCATCCTGTTGGTGGCCGGCACCGTGGTGTTTTCCGGGTCCCTGTACGTGCTGGCGCTGTCCGGCCGGCGCTGGCTGGGCGCGGTCACGCCGTTCGGCGGGCTGGCCTTGCTGGCCGGCTGGGCCTGCGTCATCCGGGCCGCCGCCGGCGCGTGA
- a CDS encoding SDR family oxidoreductase — protein sequence MNLKNRVAVITGAGSGIGRATAYALAKRGCHLALADIDDASAKASAVGAREFGVRASSHRLDVADRAAAAALPQAVLQAHGRVDLLINNAGVALGGTFEQVGEQDFDWLMEINFGGVVRMTRAFLPHLHDSDDARIVNVSSIYGIITPPGQAAYSASKFAVRGFSNVLRHELEGSRVAVSVVHPGGVATSIARNARVPAGAPVEEVERGRKVMQTLLRMPPEQAGEIIVRGIEKRRARILVGSDAKAAALLERLAPVGYWNLLKKVIKR from the coding sequence TTGAATTTGAAGAATCGGGTCGCCGTGATCACCGGCGCCGGCAGCGGCATCGGCCGCGCCACCGCCTATGCGCTGGCCAAGCGCGGCTGCCACCTGGCGCTGGCCGACATCGACGACGCCTCGGCCAAGGCCAGCGCCGTGGGCGCGCGCGAGTTCGGCGTGCGCGCCAGCAGCCACCGCCTCGACGTCGCCGACCGCGCCGCGGCGGCCGCGCTGCCGCAGGCGGTGCTGCAAGCGCATGGCCGGGTCGACCTGCTGATCAACAACGCCGGCGTGGCGCTGGGCGGCACCTTCGAGCAGGTCGGCGAACAGGATTTCGACTGGCTCATGGAAATCAATTTCGGCGGCGTGGTGCGCATGACGCGCGCCTTCCTGCCGCACCTGCACGACAGCGACGACGCCCGCATCGTCAACGTCTCGAGCATCTACGGCATCATCACGCCGCCCGGCCAGGCCGCCTACTCGGCCAGCAAGTTCGCGGTGCGCGGCTTTTCCAACGTGCTGCGCCACGAGCTCGAAGGCAGCAGGGTCGCGGTCTCGGTGGTGCATCCGGGCGGGGTCGCCACGTCGATCGCCAGGAACGCGCGCGTGCCCGCCGGCGCCCCGGTCGAGGAGGTCGAGCGCGGCCGCAAGGTGATGCAAACGCTGCTGCGCATGCCGCCCGAGCAGGCCGGCGAGATCATCGTGCGCGGCATCGAGAAGCGCCGCGCGCGCATTCTGGTTGGCAGCGACGCCAAGGCCGCGGCCTTGCTCGAGCGCCTGGCCCCGGTCGGCTACTGGAACCTGCTGAAGAAGGTGATCAAGCGATGA
- a CDS encoding amino acid permease — protein sequence MAHDQQRLHRGLKSRHIQLIALGGAIGTGLFLGVAETVHIAGPSVILGYAIAGLIAFLIMRQLSEMMVDEPVAGSFGHFADKYCGRFAGFVAGWNYWVLYVLVSMAELSAVGIYVQYWWPAIPTWVSALGCFLLANGISLINVRAFGESEFWFAVIKVAAIVAMIVFGVFLLATGGAGPQAGVANLWSHGGFFAHGIKGLVMSMAVIMFSFGGLEVIGITAAEAADPAKSIPRATNQALWRILVFYVGSLAVLLSLYPWDQIVPGASPFVLIFKALDANVVAHVLNLVVLTAAVSVYNSCVYSNSRMLYGLAVQGHAPRALLKVNERGVPLTSLGVSAVATALCVGVNYALPGKALGLLMGLAVAGMLINWAMISWSHLRFRAAKRSAGETTAFPSPFHPLTNWLCLAYLAGIVAIMYANPDLRVSVWMIPAWLALLAVGYRVLGKPDL from the coding sequence ATGGCGCACGACCAGCAACGCCTGCACCGCGGCCTCAAGAGCCGCCACATCCAGCTGATCGCCCTGGGCGGCGCGATCGGCACCGGCCTGTTCCTCGGCGTGGCCGAGACCGTGCACATCGCCGGGCCCTCGGTCATCCTCGGCTATGCGATCGCGGGCTTGATCGCCTTCCTGATCATGCGCCAGCTGAGCGAGATGATGGTCGACGAACCGGTGGCCGGCTCGTTCGGCCATTTCGCCGATAAATATTGCGGCCGCTTCGCCGGCTTCGTCGCCGGCTGGAACTACTGGGTGCTGTACGTGCTGGTCAGCATGGCCGAGCTGTCTGCGGTCGGCATCTACGTCCAGTACTGGTGGCCGGCGATCCCGACCTGGGTCTCGGCGCTGGGCTGCTTCCTGCTCGCCAACGGCATCAGCCTGATCAACGTGCGCGCGTTCGGCGAGTCCGAGTTCTGGTTCGCGGTGATCAAGGTGGCGGCGATCGTGGCGATGATCGTGTTCGGCGTGTTCCTGCTGGCCACCGGCGGCGCCGGTCCGCAGGCGGGCGTGGCCAACCTGTGGTCGCACGGCGGCTTCTTCGCGCACGGCATCAAGGGCCTGGTGATGTCGATGGCGGTGATCATGTTCTCGTTCGGCGGCCTGGAAGTGATCGGCATCACCGCGGCCGAGGCGGCCGACCCGGCCAAATCGATCCCGCGCGCGACCAACCAGGCGCTGTGGCGCATCCTGGTATTCTACGTCGGCTCGCTGGCAGTGCTGCTGTCGCTGTACCCGTGGGACCAGATCGTGCCCGGCGCCAGCCCGTTCGTGCTGATTTTCAAGGCGCTGGACGCCAACGTGGTCGCGCACGTGCTGAACCTGGTCGTTCTTACCGCCGCGGTGTCGGTCTACAACAGCTGCGTGTACTCGAACAGCCGCATGCTGTACGGCCTGGCCGTGCAGGGCCATGCGCCGCGCGCGCTGCTGAAGGTGAACGAGCGCGGCGTGCCCTTGACCTCGCTGGGCGTGTCGGCGGTCGCCACCGCGCTGTGCGTCGGCGTCAATTACGCGCTGCCGGGCAAGGCATTGGGCCTCTTGATGGGCCTGGCCGTGGCCGGCATGCTGATCAACTGGGCGATGATCAGCTGGAGCCACCTGCGCTTTCGCGCCGCCAAGCGCAGCGCCGGCGAAACGACTGCGTTTCCGAGCCCGTTCCATCCGCTCACCAACTGGCTGTGCCTGGCGTATTTGGCCGGCATCGTTGCGATCATGTATGCCAATCCGGACCTGCGCGTGTCGGTGTGGATGATTCCGGCGTGGCTGGCGCTGCTGGCGGTCGGCTATCGGGTGTTGGGCAAGCCGGATCTGTGA
- a CDS encoding TetR/AcrR family transcriptional regulator → MPPDTPPVQPRPYRGVPQDERRAQRRNQLIAAAIAVYGERGYRQATVKAVCEAAGLTERYFYESFANSEELLLASYNAVTSAVHGEMVAAAEAAGANHDARGRAMLTTYFAALQRDPRSARVFLVEIRGVSRAVDKAFDASLRSIGDQVGQILGAEGAKTDPLLLAGLVGGVMHIALRWIEDDYTPAIDVVTEAAMRLGGVLLVPR, encoded by the coding sequence ATGCCTCCAGATACCCCTCCCGTCCAGCCGCGTCCCTATCGCGGCGTGCCGCAGGACGAACGGCGCGCGCAACGGCGCAACCAATTGATCGCCGCAGCGATCGCCGTGTATGGCGAACGCGGCTACCGTCAGGCCACCGTCAAGGCCGTGTGCGAAGCCGCCGGCCTGACCGAACGCTATTTCTACGAATCCTTCGCCAACAGCGAGGAGTTGCTGCTCGCCTCCTACAACGCGGTGACGTCCGCCGTGCACGGCGAGATGGTGGCCGCGGCGGAAGCCGCCGGCGCCAACCACGACGCGCGCGGCCGCGCCATGCTGACGACTTATTTCGCGGCGCTGCAGCGCGATCCGCGTTCCGCGCGCGTGTTCCTGGTCGAGATCCGCGGGGTCAGCCGCGCGGTCGACAAGGCCTTCGACGCGTCGCTGCGCTCGATCGGCGACCAGGTCGGCCAGATCCTCGGGGCCGAGGGCGCGAAGACCGATCCGCTGCTGCTGGCTGGACTGGTCGGCGGCGTCATGCACATCGCTTTGCGCTGGATCGAGGACGACTACACCCCCGCCATCGACGTCGTCACCGAAGCGGCCATGCGCTTGGGCGGCGTGCTGCTGGTGCCGCGTTGA
- a CDS encoding cupin domain-containing protein, translated as MSGYSINLEQKTLAGNNFREVLYTTPRSQLVIMTLQPGEEIGTEHHTGHDQFIRVEAGQGVAILDGEKHALEDGVAVIIPAGTEHNVINTSDSEPMRLYTLYTPPEHPEGTVHATKAEADEYEKHHHEE; from the coding sequence ATGTCGGGTTACAGCATCAACCTCGAACAAAAAACGCTCGCCGGTAACAATTTCCGTGAAGTGCTCTACACGACGCCGCGCAGCCAACTGGTCATCATGACCCTGCAGCCGGGCGAAGAGATCGGCACCGAGCACCACACCGGCCACGACCAGTTCATCCGCGTGGAAGCCGGCCAGGGTGTGGCCATCCTCGACGGCGAGAAGCATGCACTGGAAGACGGCGTCGCGGTCATCATCCCGGCCGGCACCGAGCACAACGTGATCAACACCTCGGACAGCGAGCCGATGCGCCTGTACACGCTGTACACGCCGCCGGAGCACCCGGAAGGTACCGTGCACGCCACCAAGGCCGAGGCCGACGAGTACGAGAAGCACCACCACGAGGAGTGA
- a CDS encoding cupin domain-containing protein has product MERQAFVDQLKADGYADPVLIEREPNGRLDDHSHPFEARALILEGEIRIHAGGEIKIYRPGDVFHLRRDEPHRETYGPDGVLYLSGRR; this is encoded by the coding sequence ATGGAACGCCAAGCATTCGTCGATCAACTGAAGGCCGACGGCTACGCCGACCCGGTCCTGATCGAGCGCGAGCCCAACGGCCGCCTCGACGACCATTCGCATCCCTTCGAAGCCAGGGCCCTGATCCTGGAAGGCGAGATCCGCATCCACGCCGGCGGCGAGATCAAGATCTACCGCCCCGGCGACGTGTTCCACCTGCGCCGCGACGAGCCGCACCGCGAGACCTACGGTCCGGACGGCGTGCTCTACCTGTCCGGACGGCGCTGA
- a CDS encoding flavin reductase family protein gives MSQRVPVDLAKSYRLLNHGPTVMVSSAAGGRINVMSAAWSMPLDFAPPKVAVVIDKSTFTRELVEASGEFVLNVPTRALARMTLDVGGASGREVDKFAAFGVGHVPGSVVKAPLIEGCVAWLECRLIPEPQIQQAYDLFLGEVVAAWADPGAFEDGHWKPEQGGQRSIHYVAGGHFFETGEAFEIEGVR, from the coding sequence ATGTCCCAACGCGTCCCTGTCGACCTGGCCAAATCCTATCGCCTGCTCAATCATGGCCCGACCGTGATGGTCAGCAGCGCCGCCGGCGGGCGCATCAACGTGATGTCCGCGGCCTGGTCGATGCCGCTCGACTTCGCGCCGCCGAAAGTCGCCGTCGTGATCGACAAGAGCACGTTCACGCGCGAGCTGGTGGAAGCGTCCGGCGAGTTCGTGCTGAATGTGCCCACGCGCGCGCTGGCGCGCATGACGCTGGACGTCGGCGGGGCGTCCGGGCGCGAGGTCGACAAGTTCGCGGCCTTCGGTGTGGGGCACGTGCCCGGCAGCGTCGTCAAGGCGCCGCTGATCGAAGGCTGCGTCGCCTGGCTCGAGTGCCGCCTGATCCCCGAGCCGCAGATCCAGCAAGCGTATGACCTGTTCCTGGGCGAGGTGGTCGCCGCCTGGGCCGATCCGGGCGCGTTCGAGGATGGCCACTGGAAGCCGGAACAGGGCGGCCAGCGCAGCATCCACTACGTCGCCGGCGGCCATTTCTTCGAGACCGGCGAGGCGTTCGAGATCGAAGGCGTGCGCTGA